Proteins from a genomic interval of Coraliomargarita sinensis:
- a CDS encoding PEP-CTERM sorting domain-containing protein, with product MKKTLLTLASLALVTGVTAQIADIASNAAYDDGWQNGDNGGTGFGAWDLTNNNNNGTDVFAGYFIGDSTDGAADINTGGESFGIYANPGSAFATANRSFTSALSVNDQFTINLGVNFDNGNKGFNLRTGGTTAFGLNVGGGAQVNTAFTNNPSTAVYDYGGDALLQAVITVISANSLSYEVSRTSSQGTQDVLFSGTVTGISGALDNIELYNSGTDSGDAQNNLYFNNLSVTQVPEPSTLALLGGLLAMICLRRRF from the coding sequence ATGAAAAAAACACTCCTAACACTTGCTTCTCTGGCGCTCGTCACGGGCGTCACTGCACAGATTGCCGATATTGCTTCCAACGCCGCCTATGATGACGGTTGGCAAAACGGAGACAATGGCGGTACCGGTTTCGGTGCCTGGGACCTCACGAATAATAATAACAACGGGACTGATGTTTTCGCTGGCTATTTTATAGGAGATTCAACTGACGGGGCCGCTGACATCAACACCGGCGGTGAATCTTTCGGGATCTACGCCAATCCCGGATCTGCATTTGCCACGGCCAACCGCTCCTTTACATCCGCTCTTTCCGTCAATGATCAATTTACGATCAATTTGGGAGTCAACTTTGATAACGGTAACAAAGGTTTCAATCTCAGGACGGGTGGTACGACTGCCTTTGGTCTGAACGTCGGCGGTGGCGCTCAAGTGAACACTGCATTCACCAATAATCCTTCAACGGCAGTTTACGACTATGGCGGTGACGCTTTGCTTCAGGCGGTGATAACCGTGATTTCCGCGAATTCGCTTTCTTATGAAGTAAGCCGTACTTCCAGTCAGGGCACGCAAGACGTTTTATTTTCAGGTACCGTCACCGGTATTAGCGGTGCATTGGATAATATAGAGCTCTACAACAGCGGGACTGATAGTGGTGATGCGCAGAATAATCTTTATTTCAACAACCTGTCCGTAACTCAAGTGCCCGAACCCAGTACTCTGGCTCTCCTCGGTGGACTCTTGGCCATGATATGTTTGCGGCGTCGGTTTTAG
- a CDS encoding PEP-CTERM sorting domain-containing protein, producing MNADADGFTGWTEQNTSGTASQNGRFIGSSGTGLDVNGDAWGLYANSNQTAANVYTFGGSLGVGETVSIDISLGFIDTGGTVGFGLQNSSGTNRLETYYIGGSTDSWKINDAGGQEDITGPSTSFVNSSWSNNNFLEFQFTQLASNEYALSIGGSAITNSNLTLAASDISQIRIFNFNAGSNGVGGHDQYFNSLEVVPEPSSFALIAGFLGFIYIAVRRRGV from the coding sequence GTGAATGCTGATGCAGATGGCTTCACCGGTTGGACCGAGCAAAACACTTCAGGCACAGCCAGCCAAAATGGTCGTTTCATAGGCTCGTCTGGGACTGGGCTCGATGTGAACGGGGACGCTTGGGGATTGTATGCAAACAGCAATCAAACAGCAGCGAATGTATATACCTTTGGTGGTTCGCTTGGTGTCGGGGAAACTGTTTCCATTGATATATCGCTTGGATTTATCGACACTGGAGGCACTGTAGGTTTTGGCTTACAAAACAGTTCCGGAACGAACCGTTTAGAGACCTACTATATTGGAGGTTCTACAGACTCCTGGAAAATTAACGATGCTGGAGGACAGGAAGACATTACCGGGCCTTCCACAAGCTTTGTTAATTCAAGCTGGTCGAATAATAATTTTCTCGAGTTCCAGTTTACCCAACTTGCCAGTAACGAATATGCCCTTTCCATTGGCGGGTCAGCCATTACGAACTCCAACCTGACATTGGCTGCTTCTGACATTAGCCAAATTCGCATATTCAACTTCAATGCCGGTAGCAACGGGGTTGGAGGACATGACCAATATTTTAATTCACTTGAGGTCGTGCCTGAGCCGAGCAGCTTCGCGCTCATCGCTGGCTTCCTTGGTTTTATCTACATAGCTGTGCGTCGACGCGGCGTCTGA
- a CDS encoding LacI family DNA-binding transcriptional regulator, with protein sequence MANTPDRRPNMQQIADAAGVSKSAVSLALRNDPRISEATRLRIQKTAQDLGYRRNPVVDSLMTQLRAGRQPSFQANLGLINCSPLKDLTQNHTFRRLREGALRRAEELGYGVEEFWLQQPDMRPERLRQIVETRGIRGLVLIAALSPDTIGEGYVKFWYDFACAVVGVTHLKNDLNCASNDQYLTSRNAALKAIELGYRRPLLVVPSADDALLEDKFSAGFYSGARSLPVKNRLDFVPFDLNTPGKATARIQKLKPDVVITNKVEVYDALIEEGIRIPDDLGVIHLDWHDGISHLAGMRQNNRVVGSAGVDLVVGQLQKNEYGSQQFPKVVQIESVWIDGGSVKL encoded by the coding sequence ATGGCCAATACCCCTGATCGCCGCCCCAATATGCAGCAAATTGCCGACGCCGCCGGTGTCAGCAAGTCAGCTGTGTCACTCGCCCTGCGCAACGATCCGCGTATCTCGGAGGCAACCCGTTTGCGTATCCAAAAGACGGCTCAGGACTTGGGCTATCGCCGCAATCCGGTGGTGGACTCCCTGATGACGCAGTTGCGGGCCGGTCGGCAACCTTCCTTCCAAGCGAATCTGGGATTGATCAACTGTTCTCCCCTGAAAGACCTCACGCAGAATCATACTTTCCGCCGTTTGCGCGAGGGGGCTTTGCGGCGTGCTGAAGAACTCGGCTACGGGGTGGAGGAATTTTGGCTGCAGCAACCCGACATGCGCCCCGAACGTTTGCGACAAATCGTGGAGACGCGGGGGATCCGTGGTCTGGTTTTGATTGCGGCCCTGAGCCCGGATACGATTGGTGAAGGCTACGTGAAATTCTGGTATGACTTTGCCTGCGCCGTGGTGGGGGTAACCCACCTGAAAAACGATCTGAACTGCGCTTCCAATGACCAATATCTTACGTCACGTAATGCGGCGCTCAAAGCAATTGAGTTGGGCTATCGACGTCCCTTATTGGTTGTGCCGTCCGCCGACGATGCGCTGCTGGAGGATAAGTTCAGTGCCGGGTTTTACAGTGGGGCCCGCAGCCTCCCGGTGAAAAACCGCTTGGATTTTGTGCCCTTCGATTTAAATACACCGGGCAAGGCCACGGCCCGTATTCAGAAGCTCAAGCCGGATGTGGTTATCACCAACAAGGTCGAGGTCTATGATGCCTTGATCGAGGAGGGGATACGCATCCCGGATGACTTGGGCGTGATCCATCTCGATTGGCACGACGGCATCAGCCATCTCGCCGGGATGCGCCAAAACAACCGCGTGGTGGGCAGTGCCGGTGTCGACCTCGTGGTCGGACAATTACAAAAGAATGAATATGGTTCCCAGCAATTTCCCAAGGTGGTTCAGATCGAAAGCGTCTGGATCGATGGGGGGAGTGTGAAGCTGTAG